In a genomic window of Leishmania donovani BPK282A1 complete genome, chromosome 32:
- a CDS encoding long chain polyunsaturated fatty acid elongation enzyme-like protein — translation MLTVEQAEQIAAAIEVPDWVLTKSAALVYSCFGTAADAFESSIKINFPAQHAFVEAWMRARSHPFAVRLPYLNPWHGIASILAYLSLIVTLRLLYRVLGKFSCRTLGLVHNLGLHLLSLYMSLGLMISARAAGYSLWNNAAGTSPAEWRIAKLIWLFYVSKVVEWLDTVIMLLKQNYRQVTFLHVYHHTTVFVLWWLASLVAPGGESYYSAMVNSGVHVFMYGYYFVTLLFPSGIVRDVLSKFKFVITKGQMWQFVFNCLQSTYDLVWVPREELKYSAVLLQILFWYMISLLALFGNFLVKNKNFSHRRRVDAATGSGAKEDTAGRSYGDRTHGTRVKVGITNMQLETLKNEKVAELKRLMHKNGNGNGQKASLEATAGSR, via the coding sequence ATGCTCACTGTGGAGCAGGCAGAGCAGATCGCGGCCGCGATCGAGGTACCTGACTGGGTCTTGACAAAGTCTGCGGCACTCGTGTATAGCTGcttcggcaccgccgccgatgctTTTGAAAGCAGTATCAAGATCAACTTCCCGGCGCAGCATGCGTTCGTGGAGGCGtggatgcgtgcgcgctccCACCCTTTTGCGGTGCGCCTGCCGTACCTGAATCCGTGGCACGGGATCGCCTCGATCCTGGCCTACCTGTCCTTGATTGTCACCTTGCGCCTGCTGTATCGCGTACTCGGTAAGTTCTCGTGTCGCACCCTCGGGTTGGTGCACAACCTCGGTCTCCATCTTCTCTCCTTGTACATGAGCCTTGGTCTCATGatcagcgcgcgcgccgcgggGTACTCGCTCTGGAACAACGCGGCCGGCACCTCCCCGGCCGAGTGGCGCATTGCGAAGCTGATCTGGCTCTTCTATGTCTCGAAGGTGGTGGAATGGTTGGACACGGTAATTATGCTGTTAAAGCAGAACTACCGCCAGGTTACCTTCCTGCACGTGTATCACCACACGACGGTTTTTGTGCTGTGGTGGTTGGCGTCGCTGGTCGCTCCTGGCGGCGAGTCGTACTACAGCGCCATGGTGAACTCTGGCGTCCACGTTTTCATGTACGGGTACTACTTTGTCACGCTGCTCTTCCCATCGGGCATCGTGCGCGACGTCTTGAGCAAGTTCAAGTTTGTCATTACGAAGGGCCAGATGTGGCAGTTCGTCTTCAACTGCCTACAGTCCACGTACGACCTCGTGTGGGTGCCGCGGGAAGAGCTCAAGTAcagtgcggtgctgctgcagatccTCTTCTGGTACATGATCTCCCTCCTGGCGCTCTTTGGCAACTTCTTGGTGAAGAACAAGAACTtctcgcaccgccgccgcgttgaTGCCGCGACTGGTTCGGGCGCGAAGGAGGACACGGCGGGGAGGTCCTACGGCGACCGCACTCACGGAACCCGTGTGAAGGTTGGGATTACCAACATGCAACTGGAGACGCTAAAGAATGAGAAGGTCGCGGAGCTGAAGCGGCTGATGCACAAGAATGGCAACGGCAACGGACAAAAAGCCTCGCTCGAGGCCACGGCAGGCAGCCGATGA
- a CDS encoding proteasome regulatory non-ATP-ase subunit, putative, with product MSALGDLSITVRKIAEDVKSLKAAYEAKNDDQCNKLLADIKRRIIVFPTFLNPGASSNTRSEELSLARDYLELGVLASAHQKDLASFEVYFNQLQLYYSDIGSDELPESPQYLMLLGLNLIRLLVCSRIAEFHSEMEKIPFATHGSNLYIRFAVGLERYLMEGSYNKLLTSRKKVPSNEYLPVVEMLEQTVRDEVANCIPESYRQLSIPAAQRILMVDTEAKVREIGAEREWALSADGTHFVFTREDDTLQKEIPFKEMIEQHINFVADLQNIV from the coding sequence ATGTCTGCCCTCGGTGACTTGTCTATCACCGTGCGGAAGATTGCCGAGGATGTGAAGAGCTTGAAGGCCGCCTACGAAGCCAAAAACGATGACCAGTGCAACAAGCTTCTGGCGGACATCAAGCGTCGCATCATCGTGTTCCCCACCTTCCTGAACCCTGGtgccagcagcaacacccgGAGCGAGGAGCTTTCACTTGCGCGCGACTACCTTGAGCTCGGCGTCCTGGCCTCGGCGCACCAAAAGGACCTTGCTTCCTTCGAGGTGTACTTTaaccagctgcagctgtaCTACAGCGACATCGGCTCCGATGAGCTGCCAGAGTCGCCACAGTACCTCATGCTGCTCGGGCTGAACCTCATCCGACTCCTTGTGTGCAGCCGCATTGCTGAGTTTCATTCCGAGATGGAAAAAATCCCGTTTGCCACGCATGGCTCGAACCTGTACATCCGCTTCGCCGTCGGGCTCGAGCGGTACCTGATGGAAGGCAGTTACAACAAGCTCCTCACCTCACGGAAGAAGGTGCCGTCGAATGAGTACCTGCCTGTCGTGGAGATGCTGGAGCAGACGGTGCGCGACGAGGTCGCCAACTGCATTCCTGAGTCGTACAGGCAGCTGTCCATCCCGGCCGCGCAGCGGATTCTCATGGTGGAcacggaggcgaaggtgcgCGAGATCGGCGCGGAGCGGGAGTGGGCGCTGTCCGCGGACGGCACGCACTTTGTTTTCACCCGCGAGGACGACACGCTGCAAAAGGAAATCCCTTTCAAGGAGATGATTGAGCAGCACATCAACTTTGTCGCCGACCTGCAGAACATCGTGTGA